Proteins encoded within one genomic window of Prauserella marina:
- a CDS encoding CitMHS family transporter: MLSLTGFLTIGVILALLLTNRVAGVVALAGVPVLAGLIAGFTPSEIGEFVGGGLEGVAGVATMFVFAIVYFGVMRDAGLFDPLIRRIMSFAGKAPVTICVATTALACAAHLDGAGATTFLITIPAMLPLFDRLGMSRLVLTTCVGLGAGVMNLLPWGGPGARAAATTGEAANDLWVPLIPAQAVGVVAALGIAWLLGRREQRRLAAIPAPSGDEEGSAFADADEPVATEPAQGAGAGEDLRRPRLLWFNTLLTIGVIACLVTGVAPPELLFLVAAVIALVVNYPGLRRQTVRIEAHAKGAMLMATTLLAAGVLLGILEGSGMIEAMASTAAGLIPEGAAPALPLIVGVLGVPLSLLFGPDAFYFGVLPVLNGVAEQFGVASADIAQAALLGQETVGFPISPLTGSFYLLVGLAGVEIGRHIRHLFGWAWLVSLIMLLVAVATGAVPLWAS, encoded by the coding sequence ATGCTGTCCCTGACGGGTTTCCTGACCATCGGCGTGATTCTCGCCTTGCTGCTGACCAACCGCGTCGCGGGTGTGGTCGCACTGGCGGGCGTGCCGGTGCTGGCAGGGTTGATCGCGGGCTTCACCCCGTCCGAGATCGGCGAGTTCGTCGGCGGCGGACTCGAAGGTGTCGCAGGGGTCGCCACGATGTTCGTGTTCGCGATCGTCTACTTCGGAGTGATGCGCGACGCGGGCCTTTTCGATCCCTTGATCAGACGGATCATGTCGTTCGCGGGCAAAGCACCGGTCACGATCTGTGTCGCGACGACGGCACTGGCCTGCGCGGCGCACCTGGACGGCGCGGGCGCAACGACCTTCCTGATCACCATTCCCGCGATGCTTCCGCTGTTCGACCGGCTCGGGATGAGCCGCCTCGTCCTCACCACCTGCGTCGGTCTTGGTGCCGGGGTGATGAATCTGCTTCCGTGGGGCGGGCCAGGTGCGCGGGCGGCCGCCACGACCGGCGAAGCGGCGAACGACCTGTGGGTTCCGCTGATTCCCGCGCAGGCGGTCGGCGTGGTCGCCGCACTCGGCATCGCCTGGCTGCTTGGCCGCCGTGAGCAGCGGCGCCTCGCCGCGATCCCGGCGCCTTCGGGCGACGAGGAAGGCTCGGCGTTCGCCGATGCCGACGAGCCGGTCGCGACCGAACCCGCCCAGGGAGCCGGGGCAGGGGAGGATCTGCGGCGCCCGCGTTTGCTGTGGTTCAACACGCTGCTGACGATCGGCGTCATCGCGTGCCTCGTCACCGGGGTCGCGCCGCCGGAACTGCTCTTCCTCGTCGCCGCCGTGATCGCGCTCGTCGTGAACTATCCGGGCCTGCGACGGCAGACCGTGCGCATCGAGGCACACGCCAAGGGAGCCATGCTGATGGCGACCACGCTGCTCGCGGCAGGCGTGCTCCTCGGCATCCTCGAAGGCAGCGGCATGATCGAGGCGATGGCATCGACCGCGGCCGGTCTCATCCCCGAGGGCGCGGCACCGGCGTTGCCACTGATCGTCGGTGTGCTCGGCGTACCGTTGAGCCTGCTGTTCGGGCCGGACGCGTTCTACTTCGGAGTGCTTCCCGTGCTCAACGGTGTCGCAGAACAATTCGGGGTCGCCAGCGCTGACATCGCTCAGGCCGCACTGCTCGGCCAGGAGACCGTCGGCTTCCCGATCAGCCCGCTCACCGGTTCGTTCTACCTGCTGGTCGGCTTGGCCGGAGTCGAAATCGGACGGCACATCAGGCACCTGTTCGGATGGGCCTGGCTGGTCAGCCTGATCATGCTGCTGGTCGCCGTCGCCACGGGAGCGGTACCGCTGTGGGCGTCGTGA
- a CDS encoding acyclic terpene utilization AtuA family protein: MSRRTVRLGAGAGFAGDRIDPAVDLARRGELDYLIFECLGERTVAAAQSRRLADPASGYDPLLEARLLAVLPYAAEAGTTVVTNSGAANPVAAGELAARIAARSGLASRVAVVTGDDVLDTVRRADPVVWETGQRLSACQDELISANAYLGSQPVAAALAQGADVVLTGRLADPALYLGPLRYRHGWGETEWDSLGAGTVTGHLLECAGQLTGGYFADPGTKPVPGMARLGFPFADVAADGTAVLGKLPGTGGRLDIRTCAEQLLYEVDDPTAYLTPDVTADFSRVTFTQTDADQVLVEGAGGRPRPEDLKVTLGFRGGWTGEGQIGYAGPRALDRAKLAGDIVRERLVAVHGVDETAIRVEYIGAGALFRGLVSDVDPVEVRLRVSARVADAELADAIGWEVESLYTNGPAGGGGAARHLREVVAVRSCLLPRNSVRPDVHLLEG, encoded by the coding sequence ATGAGCAGAAGAACCGTGCGGCTCGGCGCGGGTGCCGGGTTCGCCGGCGACCGGATCGACCCGGCCGTGGACCTGGCCCGGCGCGGAGAACTCGACTACCTGATATTCGAGTGCCTTGGCGAACGGACGGTCGCGGCGGCGCAGTCGCGGCGGCTGGCCGACCCCGCCTCGGGCTACGACCCGTTGCTGGAAGCCAGGTTGCTGGCCGTGTTGCCCTACGCCGCGGAGGCGGGCACGACCGTGGTCACCAACTCCGGTGCCGCCAATCCGGTCGCGGCCGGTGAACTGGCGGCGCGCATCGCGGCACGATCGGGTCTTGCCTCGCGTGTCGCGGTCGTCACCGGCGATGACGTGCTGGACACGGTGCGCCGCGCCGACCCAGTCGTGTGGGAGACCGGCCAGCGGTTGTCCGCCTGTCAGGACGAGTTGATCTCAGCCAATGCCTACCTCGGTAGCCAACCGGTTGCCGCGGCCCTGGCACAGGGAGCGGACGTGGTGCTCACCGGCAGGCTGGCCGACCCCGCGCTGTACCTCGGCCCGCTGCGATACCGGCACGGCTGGGGCGAGACGGAGTGGGACTCGCTCGGTGCCGGGACGGTGACCGGTCACCTGCTCGAATGCGCGGGCCAGCTCACCGGTGGCTACTTCGCCGACCCCGGCACGAAGCCGGTGCCGGGGATGGCCAGGCTGGGGTTCCCGTTCGCCGACGTCGCCGCCGACGGTACTGCCGTGCTCGGCAAACTTCCCGGAACCGGTGGGAGGCTGGACATCCGCACCTGCGCCGAGCAGTTACTGTACGAAGTGGACGATCCGACTGCCTACCTCACGCCGGACGTCACAGCGGACTTCTCGCGGGTCACATTCACCCAGACCGATGCGGACCAAGTGCTGGTGGAAGGTGCGGGAGGGCGTCCTCGCCCCGAAGACCTCAAGGTGACACTCGGCTTCCGGGGTGGCTGGACCGGCGAGGGGCAGATCGGTTACGCGGGCCCAAGGGCACTCGATCGCGCCAAACTCGCGGGCGACATCGTGCGTGAGCGGCTGGTCGCCGTTCACGGCGTGGACGAGACGGCGATCCGGGTCGAGTACATCGGGGCAGGCGCGCTGTTTCGCGGCTTGGTGTCCGATGTGGATCCGGTCGAGGTCCGGCTACGGGTGTCCGCTCGCGTCGCGGACGCCGAACTCGCCGACGCGATCGGCTGGGAGGTCGAGTCCCTCTACACCAACGGTCCCGCCGGAGGTGGCGGGGCCGCGCGGCACCTCCGCGAGGTGGTGGCCGTCCGCTCGTGCCTGCTGCCGAGGAATTCGGTGCGTCCCGACGTCCATCTGCTGGAGGGGTGA
- a CDS encoding AtuA-related protein — translation MILDDIADVRAGDKGDTLMLAVFPRDGAAFDALESRLSPELVACHFGSAVTGGVTRTVLPGLPAFVFRVPGVLGGGVTGSTALDGHGKTLGYYLLTLSIPD, via the coding sequence ATGATTCTCGACGACATCGCGGATGTCCGGGCCGGTGACAAGGGCGACACCCTCATGCTGGCGGTGTTCCCTCGTGACGGCGCGGCATTCGACGCGCTTGAGTCACGTCTCTCCCCTGAGCTCGTGGCCTGCCACTTCGGTTCCGCTGTCACCGGTGGGGTGACGAGGACCGTGCTGCCGGGGCTCCCGGCGTTCGTGTTCCGGGTCCCCGGCGTCCTCGGGGGCGGTGTCACCGGTTCCACCGCACTCGACGGGCACGGCAAGACCCTCGGCTACTACCTCCTCACACTGTCCATTCCGGACTGA
- a CDS encoding alpha/beta fold hydrolase — protein MELSRTFEWRGRTVAWDRLGQGPAVVLCHGTPWSARLWVPFARALSREFTVYLWDMPGYGQSSKHVGHAVDLGVQGELLADLIGHWGLTDPHVIAHDYGGAVSLRAHLLHGAGYASLALVDVVALRPWGSEFFRLVAANAEVFAAQPPGVHRGALEAYIGTASYRGLTAEQLDTLTAPWLTVEGQRAFYQQIAEADERYTAEIEDRYGDLALPATVIWGTDDTWIPVDRARRLADAIPGATVELIAEAGHLVHYDAPVELATALHRWLVSQRPR, from the coding sequence GTGGAGTTGTCGCGGACATTCGAGTGGCGCGGGCGTACGGTCGCCTGGGACCGGCTGGGGCAGGGGCCCGCCGTCGTGTTGTGTCATGGCACCCCGTGGTCGGCGCGATTGTGGGTCCCGTTCGCCCGCGCGCTGAGCCGTGAGTTCACCGTCTATCTGTGGGACATGCCCGGTTATGGCCAGTCGTCGAAGCACGTCGGCCACGCCGTCGATCTCGGCGTGCAAGGGGAGTTGCTCGCCGATCTCATCGGCCATTGGGGACTGACCGATCCGCACGTGATCGCGCACGACTACGGCGGGGCCGTCTCGCTGAGGGCGCATCTGTTACACGGGGCCGGTTATGCCTCACTGGCCCTTGTCGACGTCGTCGCGTTGCGGCCGTGGGGTTCGGAGTTCTTTCGTCTCGTCGCCGCGAACGCGGAGGTGTTCGCGGCGCAGCCGCCGGGGGTGCACCGTGGCGCGCTGGAGGCCTACATCGGTACCGCGAGTTACCGAGGGCTCACGGCGGAGCAGCTGGACACGTTGACGGCCCCCTGGCTGACCGTGGAAGGGCAACGGGCGTTCTACCAGCAGATCGCGGAGGCCGACGAGCGGTACACCGCCGAGATCGAGGACCGGTACGGCGATCTCGCCCTGCCGGCGACCGTCATCTGGGGTACCGACGACACGTGGATTCCCGTCGACAGGGCCCGGCGGCTCGCCGATGCCATCCCTGGGGCCACGGTGGAGCTGATCGCGGAAGCCGGGCACCTCGTGCATTACGACGCCCCGGTCGAACTGGCGACCGCCTTGCACCGCTGGCTGGTATCCCAGCGGCCGAGGTGA
- a CDS encoding D-2-hydroxyacid dehydrogenase — MADTPLRIVAAIPFAPEFPKLVESVDPGIELITEPSLLRPNRHVSHDPDSPRFARTGEEQRAYEKMVEQGDILYGIPDQNPELLAKTVRANPDLRWVHTKAAGGGATVRAAGLTETELDRVAFTTSAGVHAGPLAEFAIFGLLAGAKNLRRLQNLQQQRVWAPHWAMGQLRDHTVLILGLGGIGKETARLAHAFGARVLGVKRRPEPVPYVDSVHGVDELGDIAGQVDAVVVTLPGTRYTTNLVDGPLLAAMKPGVVIVNVGRGTVIDEPALIDALRREHVGFACLDVTATEPLPADSPLWNMSRVLISSHTAAEDPAEDSRIAELFAENLGRFLRRDPMRNLVDRKHFY; from the coding sequence ATGGCCGACACTCCCCTGCGCATCGTCGCCGCGATCCCGTTCGCACCGGAATTCCCCAAGCTGGTGGAATCCGTCGACCCAGGCATCGAGCTGATCACAGAGCCGAGTCTGCTTCGCCCCAACCGGCACGTCTCCCACGATCCAGACAGTCCACGCTTCGCCAGGACCGGGGAAGAGCAGCGCGCGTACGAGAAAATGGTCGAGCAGGGCGATATTCTCTACGGCATACCCGATCAGAATCCGGAACTGCTCGCGAAGACCGTGCGCGCCAACCCGGACCTGCGCTGGGTGCACACCAAGGCAGCCGGAGGCGGCGCGACCGTGCGGGCAGCGGGGTTGACCGAGACCGAACTCGACCGGGTCGCGTTCACCACGTCAGCCGGGGTCCACGCGGGCCCGCTCGCCGAGTTCGCGATCTTCGGGTTGCTCGCCGGGGCAAAGAACTTGCGGCGGCTACAGAACCTGCAACAACAACGCGTGTGGGCTCCACACTGGGCGATGGGTCAGCTCCGCGACCACACCGTACTGATACTGGGTCTTGGTGGCATCGGCAAGGAAACGGCGAGGCTGGCGCACGCGTTCGGAGCGAGGGTCCTCGGAGTCAAGCGGCGTCCCGAACCCGTTCCGTACGTCGATTCCGTGCACGGTGTCGATGAACTCGGCGACATCGCCGGTCAGGTCGACGCGGTTGTCGTCACGCTGCCCGGCACGCGGTACACCACCAACCTCGTCGACGGGCCCCTGCTCGCCGCGATGAAGCCCGGGGTGGTCATCGTCAACGTCGGGCGCGGAACCGTCATCGACGAACCGGCGTTGATCGACGCGCTGCGGCGTGAGCACGTCGGATTCGCCTGCCTCGACGTCACGGCTACCGAACCACTGCCAGCAGACAGTCCTTTATGGAACATGTCGCGTGTGTTGATCAGCTCCCACACCGCAGCGGAGGATCCGGCCGAGGACAGCAGGATCGCCGAGTTGTTCGCCGAGAATCTCGGCCGTTTCCTCCGCCGTGATCCCATGCGCAATCTGGTGGACCGCAAGCACTTCTACTGA